The following proteins are encoded in a genomic region of Molothrus aeneus isolate 106 chromosome 12, BPBGC_Maene_1.0, whole genome shotgun sequence:
- the PROK2 gene encoding prokineticin-2, with product MRSLRGAPPALPPMLPVLLVLLLAAGHGAVITGACDRDQQCGAGMCCAVSLWIRSLRMCTPMGNLGDECHPLSHRVPFPGRRMHHTCPCLPGLACLRTAPSRFRCLPDFRKEDVFF from the exons ATGCGGAGCCTGCGCGGAGCCCCGCCGGCGCTGCCGCCGATGCTGccggtgctgctggtgctgctgctggccgcGGGACACGGAGCCGTCATCACCGGG GCCTGTGACCGAGACCAGCAGTGCGGGGCCGGAATGTGCTGCGCCGTCAGCCTCTGGATCCGCAGCCTCAGGATGTGCACCCCCATGGGAAACCTGGGAGACGAGTGCCACCCCCTGAGTCACAGA gtgcccttCCCCGGGCGGCGGATGCACCAcacctgcccctgcctgccGGGCCTGGCCTGCCTCAGGACTGCTCCCAGCAGATTCAGGTGTCTGCCAGACTTCAGAAAAGAAGATGTCTTTTTTTAG